The genomic segment TGGACGGTGCTATTTTGGTAGTTTCTGCAGCAGATGGTCCAATGCCACAGACCCGTGAGCACATTCTGTTGGCCCGTCAGGTAGGTGTGCCATACATTGTAGTATTCTTGAACAAAGCTGATATGGTAGATGATCCAGAGTTGTTAGAGCTGGTAGAGATGGAAGTAAGAGATCTGTTGAACCAATATGACTTCCCAGGAGATGAAGTACCAGTAATTGTTGGTTCAGCTTTGAAGGCATTAGAAGACCCAGCAGCAGATAATGAGTGGACTCAAAAGATTATGGAACTGATGAATGCAATTGATGAGTATATTCCAGAGCCGGAGAGAGATACTGATAAGCCATTCTTAATGCCAGTAGAGGATGTATTTTCTATCACTGGTCGTGGTACAGTAGCAACTGGTCGTATTGAGCGCGGTACATTGCATCCTGGTGATGAAGTAGAGATTGTTGGTTTTGTTGAGACTCGTAAGACAGTATGTACCGGTGTTGAGATGTTCCGTAAGATGTTAGATGAGGCAGTAGCAGGAGACAATATTGGTGCATTGCTTAGAGGTATTGCTCGTGACGAGGTAGAGAGGGGTCAGGTATTGGCCAAGCCAGGTAGTATTACTCCGCATACCAAGTTTAAGGCAGAGGTTTATGTATTGAGCAAGGAAGAGGGAGGTCGTCATACTCCATTCTTCAGTGGATATAGACCTCAGTTCTACTTTAGAACAACTGACGTAACTGGTGAGATTACTCTGCCAGAAGGTGTAGAGATGGTAATGCCTGGTGATAACATTGAAATGATAGGTACTCTAATTACTCCAGTTGCTATGGAAGAAGGTTTGCGTTTTGCTATCCGTGAGGGTGGCCGTACTGTAGGTGCAGGTGTTGTTACCGAGATTATTGAATAAGTTTAAAAAAAAATAAAAAAAACTCTGGCTTTTTCTCCAAAATTGTAGTAAAATAAATACTGTGTGTGTTAAAGAAAAGATGAGGAGATATTCCTTAATCTCCTCCTCTTTTCTTGTGTTTTGGCAAGCGATGAAGTGAAAGGTTGCGTCATGTACACGCGGCCTGGTGTGTTTAACTCTAAAGCCAGGAAGATTCCTGGTTCTATTCTGCTGATAACATGAACACACCCGGACGTGTGGTACAATGGGCGGGAATTTTCACAGAGCATGTCCGTTTATTAAAATGGGCGAAAAGGAGGGAGTATTTTAATGGCTCAAGAAAAGATTAGGATTCGTCTTAAGGCGTATGAACATCAGATTTTGGATCAATCTGCTCGTCAAATTGTTGAGACCGCTAAAAGAAGTGGTGCAAAAGTTTCTGGACCAATTCCTTTACCAACAGAACGGGAAGTCTTTACAATTCTCAGATCTCCTCATATAAACAAAGATTCCCGTGAGCAGTTTGAGATGCGGACACACAAAAGATTGATTGATATTATTAATCCAACTCCAAAGACTGTTGATGCTTTAATGCGCCTGGATCTTCCAGCAGGTGTAAATATCGAAATTAAGCTGTAATATTAAATTAAGATTGGCACAGAGGAGGTGCAGATAATGGCTAAAGGGATTTTGGGTAGAAAGATTGGTATGACTCAGATTTTTACCGAAGAAGGTGAAGTAATCCCTGTAACTGTTGTAGAAGCTGGACCTTGTGTAGTGGTTCAGAAGAAAACCAAAGAAGTTGATGGATATGATGCTTATCAGATAGGTTTTGGCGAAATAAAACCAAAGCATGTTAATAAGCCATTAAAAGGACACTTTGAGAAAGCTGGTGTTGAACCTAAGAAATATTTAAGAGAGGTTAAATTTGATCAGGAGTATAACGTTGGTGACGTAATTAAAGTAGATATCTTTAAAGAAGGCGAAAAAGTTGATGTAATTGGAACATCTAAAGGTAAAGGTTTTGCAGGTACTATTAAGCGTTGGAACTTCCATCGTGGTCCAATGTCTCACGGTTCTAAGTTCCACAGAGCGCCTGGTTCCCTTGGTGCATCTACTTTCCCAGCACGGGTTTTTAAAGGTAAAAAAATGGCCGGTCGTATGGGTGGTAAAAGAGTAACTATTCAGAACTTAGAAATTGTTCGAGTTGATCCAGAGAGAAATCTTCTTTTGATTAAAGGTTCTATTCCTGGACCAAAGAAAGGACTTGTTATAATCCGTGAAGCGGTAAAAGCTGGTTAATGCCTTGTTATCATAGTATGTAAGATATGAAGGGAGGATTTAGGGATGCCAAAATTAGCATTATACAATAGAGCTGGCAGCCAGGTGGGCGAAATTGACCTTAATGAAAATGTATTTGGCGTAGAGGTTAATGAGCCAGTTGTCCATCGGGCTGTAGTGGCGCATTTAGCTGCAATGCGTGCTGGCACACATAAGACCAAAACGCGTGGTGAAGTTTCTGGAGGCGGTAAAAAGCCCTGGCGCCAAAAGGGAACTGGTCGTGCTAGACAAGGTTCTATACGAGCACCACATTGGGTTGGTGGTGGTACAGTTTTTGGACCTATACCTCGGGACTATACCAAAAAGATTAACAAAAAAGAGAAGAAGTTGGCTGTTAAATCAGCATTAACCAATAAAGTTGAAGAAGGTAAGTTGATTGTTATTGATGATTTCGGTATAAAAGAGCCTAAAACTAAAGAGATGGTTAAAATTTTGAGTGATCTAAAATTAAATGATAAAAAGGTATTAATTATTTTACCGGGTAAAGATGAAGCCGTTTATAAGTCTGCCCGGAATATTCCGAATGTAAAGACCCTGGTTACTCAGGCTCTAAACATTTATGATTTATTGAACTGTGAATATATTGTTATGACCAGGGATGCTGTAGCGGCTGTCGAGGAGGTGCTGGCGTAATGAAAGATCCTCGCGATATTATCATTGCTCCTCATATTTCAGAAAAAAGTATGAGATTGATTGAAGAGAATAACACCTATACTTTTAAGGTTGCGTTAAATGCTAATAAGACTGAGATTAAGAAAGCAAT from the Anoxybacter fermentans genome contains:
- the rpsJ gene encoding 30S ribosomal protein S10, encoding MAQEKIRIRLKAYEHQILDQSARQIVETAKRSGAKVSGPIPLPTEREVFTILRSPHINKDSREQFEMRTHKRLIDIINPTPKTVDALMRLDLPAGVNIEIKL
- the rplD gene encoding 50S ribosomal protein L4; protein product: MPKLALYNRAGSQVGEIDLNENVFGVEVNEPVVHRAVVAHLAAMRAGTHKTKTRGEVSGGGKKPWRQKGTGRARQGSIRAPHWVGGGTVFGPIPRDYTKKINKKEKKLAVKSALTNKVEEGKLIVIDDFGIKEPKTKEMVKILSDLKLNDKKVLIILPGKDEAVYKSARNIPNVKTLVTQALNIYDLLNCEYIVMTRDAVAAVEEVLA
- the rplC gene encoding 50S ribosomal protein L3, producing MAKGILGRKIGMTQIFTEEGEVIPVTVVEAGPCVVVQKKTKEVDGYDAYQIGFGEIKPKHVNKPLKGHFEKAGVEPKKYLREVKFDQEYNVGDVIKVDIFKEGEKVDVIGTSKGKGFAGTIKRWNFHRGPMSHGSKFHRAPGSLGASTFPARVFKGKKMAGRMGGKRVTIQNLEIVRVDPERNLLLIKGSIPGPKKGLVIIREAVKAG
- the tuf gene encoding elongation factor Tu, whose amino-acid sequence is MAKEKFQRTKPHVNVGTIGHVDHGKTTLTAAITMVLANKGLAQPRAFDSIDNAPEERERGITIATAHVEYETEKRHYAHVDCPGHADYVKNMITGAAQMDGAILVVSAADGPMPQTREHILLARQVGVPYIVVFLNKADMVDDPELLELVEMEVRDLLNQYDFPGDEVPVIVGSALKALEDPAADNEWTQKIMELMNAIDEYIPEPERDTDKPFLMPVEDVFSITGRGTVATGRIERGTLHPGDEVEIVGFVETRKTVCTGVEMFRKMLDEAVAGDNIGALLRGIARDEVERGQVLAKPGSITPHTKFKAEVYVLSKEEGGRHTPFFSGYRPQFYFRTTDVTGEITLPEGVEMVMPGDNIEMIGTLITPVAMEEGLRFAIREGGRTVGAGVVTEIIE